In Sporichthya brevicatena, the genomic window AAGGAGCGCTCATGACCACCGGCGGCATGCCCGACATGGGTGCCCTGCTCGCGCAGGCAGCGCAGATGCAGCAGCAGATCCTCGAGGTCCAGGCGCGCCTGGCCGAGACCAAGGTGACCGGCAGCGCCGGTGGCGGGGCGGTGCGCGCCACCGTGACCGGCAGCCTGGAGCTCGTGGGCCTCGATCTCGACCCGTCCGTCGTCGACCCGACCGACACCGAGACCCTCGCCGACCTGGTCGTCGCCGCGGTCCGCGACGCGAACCGCGCCGCCCAGGAGATGCAGGCGCAGGCCATGGGCCCGTTCGCCGCCGCGATGGGCGGGATGGGTGGCATGGTCGAGGGCATGGGCCTGGACGCGAGTTCGTTCGGCCTCGGGGCGAGCGGCGGGCTCGGCGGCCTGCCGCCGGGCCGGTAGCGGGTCTCGTTGTACGAAGGCATCGTCCAGGACCTCATCGACGAGCTCGGGCGCCTGCCCGGCGTCGGTCCGAAGAGTGCGCAGCGGATCGCGTTCCACCTGCTCGCGGCCGATCCGGCCGACGTGCGCCGTCTCGTCACGGCGATCGGGCAGGTGAAGGAGCGCATCCAGTTCTGCGAGCTGTGCGGCAACGTGACCGAGGACGTCCGCTGCCGGATCTGCCGCGACCCCCGGCGCGACCCCGCGGTGATCTGCGTGGTCGAGGAGGCCAAGGACGTCGTCGCGATCGAGCGCACCCGCGAGTTCCGCGGCCGCTACCACGTGCTCGGCGGCGCGATCAGCCCGATCGAGGGCGTCGGGCCGGACGACCTGCGCGTGCGCGAGCTGATGGCGCGCCTCGCGGACGGGACCGTCACCGAGATCATCCTGGCCACCGACCCCAACCTCGAGGGCGAGGCGACTGCGACATATCTCGCGCGCCTGATCAAGCCGATGGGGTTGAAAGTGACCCGCCCGGCTAGTGGACTGCCCGTTGGTGGCGATCTCGAGTACGCCGACGAGGTGACCCTCGGGCGGGCGTTCGAAGGACGGCGACTGCTCGATGTGTGAGGCGCGTGGACGACTGTCCGCGCGCCGCGAACGTGAAGGGGTGACGCGGTGACCGAGGACCCGGCGAGCTTCGGGACGCAGATCGCGGACCAGGTCGAG contains:
- the recR gene encoding recombination mediator RecR, coding for MYEGIVQDLIDELGRLPGVGPKSAQRIAFHLLAADPADVRRLVTAIGQVKERIQFCELCGNVTEDVRCRICRDPRRDPAVICVVEEAKDVVAIERTREFRGRYHVLGGAISPIEGVGPDDLRVRELMARLADGTVTEIILATDPNLEGEATATYLARLIKPMGLKVTRPASGLPVGGDLEYADEVTLGRAFEGRRLLDV
- a CDS encoding YbaB/EbfC family nucleoid-associated protein → MTTGGMPDMGALLAQAAQMQQQILEVQARLAETKVTGSAGGGAVRATVTGSLELVGLDLDPSVVDPTDTETLADLVVAAVRDANRAAQEMQAQAMGPFAAAMGGMGGMVEGMGLDASSFGLGASGGLGGLPPGR